The genomic window TCGCCGCCACCGCCGAGGTATCCAAGCGCACGGTCTACAACCATTTCGCCAGCAAGGACGAACTGTTCACCGCCATTCTGTTGCAGCTGTGGGACGCCAGCCAATCGCTGGAGGCACTCAGCTACGACCCGCTGCGACCGCTGCGCGAGCAGCTGCTGGCCTTGGTCGCGCAGAAGCTGTGCCTGCTCAGCGACCCCAACTTCATCGAGCTGTCGCGCGTGGCCATGGCCGAGCTGCTGCATGCGCCGGAACGGGCACGGCTGATGATGGACAAGCTGGCCGAGAAGGAAGAAGGCCTCACCCGCTGGATCCGCGCCGCACAGGCCGATGGCCGCCTGCGCGATGACATTGCCGCGGCCGACGCCGCTCATCAGCTGCAAGCCATGGTCAAGGCATTCGCGCTGTGGCCGCAGATGGCACTGGGCGCCGCGCCATTGGATGCCAACGCACAGCAGCAGGTGATGCACGACTGCGTGGACATGTTCCTGGCGCTGCGCGCGCTTACGCCCTGAGTGCAGCGCGGGACCTGCAGCCCGCTCCGCCCGCCAGCTGCAGGGAATCATCGGTCGGCTTTGCCGCGGCCGAGTTGACTACACGTGTCGTTACGTTTGACACTGCGCCGGCGACATCG from Stenotrophomonas nitritireducens includes these protein-coding regions:
- a CDS encoding TetR/AcrR family transcriptional regulator, whose amino-acid sequence is MTAPKRPLRLTDRKREAILRAAAAEFRELGFAGTSMDRIAATAEVSKRTVYNHFASKDELFTAILLQLWDASQSLEALSYDPLRPLREQLLALVAQKLCLLSDPNFIELSRVAMAELLHAPERARLMMDKLAEKEEGLTRWIRAAQADGRLRDDIAAADAAHQLQAMVKAFALWPQMALGAAPLDANAQQQVMHDCVDMFLALRALTP